From the genome of Streptacidiphilus sp. PB12-B1b:
GGCGAGTTCGCCGCGCAGGCGTCGTTCGCCGGCGGGCACACCTACTGGGAGACCTTCGGCCAGGCGACGTGGGGGCCGGTCTCCACGGTGCCGACCGTCTGGGAGCGGGCCATCGACATGTCGCCCGACGGCCTGATCGAGGACCCGACGCCGGGGACGATGACGTTCGGCTCCTCGGTGTGGTCCACCTTCGAGCTGACCCAGGGCAGCAAGGTCCTGAAGAAGCAGAACCTGAACTCCTACGGCAACCAGACCGACTTCAACGAGCCGATCAGGTACGCCGGTTGGTACAACCTCTCGGTGGACGCGCACCGCTACGGGGCCGGTTTCGCGCTGCCCTCGGGGACGCTGTCCAACGAGGTCACGCTGGGCCTGCACTTCTACGCGAGCCCGTCCGTCACCCAGGCCGCGCCGGTCTACCTGACCCACTTCCTGCCCGGCGGGCTCAACGCGTACAACGCCGCGACGCCCAAGGGCAGCATGCCGATCACCCTGGACCTGGACCGGGGGCCGACGGGCAACCCCGACGCCCCGCTGCCCAACGACCCGGTCAAGTCGGTCCTGAGCTGGTACTCCACCGACGGCGGCAAGAGCTGGCACGCGCTGGCGGTCAAGCGCAGCGGCTCCGCCTACACCGTGGCCGTCCCGGACCCGGCCTCCGGCGCGGTCTCCCTGCGCTCCGAGGTCGTCGACACCAAGGGCGACACCAGCACGGAGACGGTCTACCGCGCCTACACGATCGGCTGATGCTTCGTCAGTAAGCGCACGGGGGCCCGCACGGTGGCGGCAGGAGCATTGCGGCCGTGCGGGCCCCGCCGCATTCCCGGGGCGACTTTCGGCCATATGTACGGCGAGGTAAGGGCGTTGTCTGGTCAGCGGCGCCGACACCCGATGCGGGCGAAGTCGGCAGGGGATCGGTCCGCGTGCCGATAGGCCGTGCGCGGCAACGGAGTTGGCATAGCCGAGCCCGGTTCCGCCGGGTGCAGCCGGATCGCGCACCCGAAACTGTTAGGACTCTTGACAGTTTAATGGTCTAGTCCAACTATGGGCGGTGTTCAGCCAGTGGTCTCTACCAATTGCACCCCACCCCCACGGGAGTCCGCATGAGACGGCGCACCACCGCACGACCCCTACGCACGTTGTTCACCGGCCTGCTCGCCACCGCCGCGGCCTCGGCCGGCCTGGTCGTGAGCGGCGCCGGAACCGCACAGGCGGCCACCCCACTGCCCGCCCACGTGTTCGCCCCGTACTTCGAGGCGTACAGCGGTGACAGCCCGGCCACCATCTCCACCCAGTCCGGCGCCAACTACGAGACCATGGCGTTCATCCAGACCGCCAGCAAGGGCTCGTGCACCGCCTACTGGAACGGGGACAGCAGCCAGCCGCTGACCTCGGCCACCTTCGGCAGCGACATCAGCGCCATCCAGGCCAAGGGCGGCGACGTCATCCCCTCCTTCGGCGGCTACACCGCCGACGACACCGGCACCGAGATCGCCGACAGCTGCACCAGCGTCGCCTCGATCGCCGCGGTGTACGAGTCGGTGATCACCACGTACAACGTGACCCGGATCGACCTCGACACCGAGGACAACTCGCTCACCGACACCGCCGGCATCACCCGCCGCAACCAGGCCATCGCCCAGGTCGAGGCGTGGGCGGCCAGCACCGGCCGCACCGTGCAGTTCCAGTACACCCTGCCGACCACCACCAGCGGCCTCGCCAGCAGCGGGCTGGCGGTGCTGAAGAACGCGGTCGCCAACAACGCCGTGGTCTCCGTGGTCAACATCATGACCTTCGACTACTACGACGGCGCCACCCACGAGATGGGCACCGACGCGGAGAACGCGGCGACCGGGCTGTACAGCCAGCTCGCCTCGCTCTACCCCTCGAAGACCCCCGCGCAGCTGTGGGGCATGATCGGGATCACCCTGATGCCCGGTATCGACGACTACGGCGCGGCCGAGACCACCACCGTGGCCGACGCGTCCACCGTGGAATCCTGGGCCACCAGCAAGGGCCTGGCCGAGCTGTCGTTCTGGGCGCTGGAGCGCGACAACGGCGGCTGCGTCGGCACCGCCGGCTCGGACACCTGCTCCGGCATCGCCCAGGGCACCTGGGACTTCAGCCACGCGCTGGAGCCCTTCACCAGCGGCGGCACGGTGACCCCGCCCCCGCCGCCCGGCAACGACTTCTCGCTGTCCGACGCGCCCGCCTCGGCGTCGGTCGCGGCCGGGGCCTCGACCACCTCGACCGTCAGCACCGCCGTCACCAGCGGCAGCGCCGAGAGCGTCTCCCTGGCGGCGAGCGGCCTGCCCAGCGGCGTCACGGCCGCCTTCAGCCCCGCCTCGGTGACCTCCGGCGGCAGCTCCACGCTCACCCTGAGCGCCTCCAGCAGCGCCGCGGCCGGGACCTACCCGATCACCATCACCGGCACCGCCGCCTCGGGCAGCCACACCGCGACCTTCTCGCTGACGGTCACCTCCACCAGCGGCGGCGGTGGCGGCTCCAGCAGCCTGGTGAACGGCGGTTTCGAGACCGGCAGCCTCAGCCCGTGGACCTGCCAGACCGGCAGCGCCGTGGTCAGCACCCCGGTCCACTCCGGCAGCCACGCCCTCCAGGTGGCAGCCGGCTCCTCCACCACCGGGGAGTGCGACCAGACCCTCACCCTGCAGCCCAACCACAGCTACACACTCAGCGGCTGGGTCCAGGGCAGCTACGCCTACCTCGGCGTCAGCGGCGGCGCCACCGCCAGCACCTGGTCCAGCAACAGCTCCTGGAACCAGCTCAAGGTGGCCTTCACCACCGGCTCCAGCGGCACCGTCACCGTCTACGTCCACGGCTGGTACGGCCAGGGCAACGTCTACGCCGACGACCTCAGCGTGAGCTGACGGCAGCGGCAGTGACAGCGGCTCCGGCCGCCGCGTTCAGCCAGCCTTGACCGGCACGGTGAGGTGGACCAGCCCGGCGACGCCGAACTCCAGCAGCACCGGGCTGGTGCCACCCGCCTTCAGTCCGCTCGCGGAGGGCAGCACGACCGACGGCGCGCCCGCGCCGAAGGTCGCGCTGCTCCCCGAGTCGATCATGATCCCGGCGGTGGACAGCGCGTTGATGGGACCGGCGCTGCCCGTCAGGGTCGCCTGCCCGAGGCCGGGGACCGAGACCACCGAGAGGTGCTCGGTCACCGGCCCTTCGTTGTCCACGGTGAAGTCCAGCCGAGCCTGCCCGCTCGGGCCCAGCTCGACCACCGCGTCCTTGATGGCCAGGTCCACGTTGCGGGCCCGCATGCTCCAGTCGGTGCCGTCGGCGCCGGTGCTCACCGACGACTGGGCCACCCCGGGGGCGACCCGCTGGACGGTCCCGCTGCCGCACCCGCTGGCCAGCCCCGCCACGGAGGCTGTGAGCGCGGCCGCGAGCAGGGCGCGCTGGACGGTGGTTCGACGGGGACCGGCGGGGGATCGCATATCTGCATTATGCGGAGCCGACGTGAGAGCCCGGACAGCGCCCCCGCCCGCCACCGCCGAGCCCGCGTCCGGCCCGCGTCCGGCCCGCGCCGTGCCCCCCGTGGCGCCCCCGCCGGGGACGTCGGCCGAGGTCACCCGGACGCCCCGCCGAACCACCCGAACGGATGACCCGGACCGTCGCCGCGCAGCTGCCCTCGAGCGCCGTCCGCCCGATCCGGCCGCCGCGGAACACCCCTCCCGGCGCAATTCCGGTGCCCGCCGGAGAGCACCGGGAAATACCGTCGGAGAACCCCTTCGGATCGTATCCCACGCACTCCGGCCGCCCCACCCGGCGCCATCGGCGGAATTTCCTCCAAGCGGGTGATATGACGAAGTGTCACCCACCCTCCACCGCTTTCGTGACGAAGAGTGGCTGTAGTGCCGGGGGTTGCGTGGGCTCGTCCCCCGCGCCCCCGGCCGAAGCCGTTCCGACGCAAGCGAAAGAGGAACAAAGTGAGCAGAATGCGCAAGGCCGTAGCGATGACCGCCATGGTCGGCGGGCTCGTGTTCGCCGGGGCCGGGGCTGCCTCCGCCGACTCCAACGCCTACGGCGAGGCCAGCAACTCCCCGGGGTCCTGTCCGGCAACGTCGTCCAGATCCCGATCGACATCCCGGTCAACGTCTGCGGCAACAGCATCGGCGTGATCAGCGTGCTGAACCCAGCGTTCGGCAACTCCTGCTCCAACGGCAACGGGACGCAGGCGGCCGCCGGCCACCTGATGGCCGCGCACCACATCGCCATGACCCCGGAGGCGGCCGGCCTGAACCACGAGGGCTACCGCCACAGCCTGCACCTGAACGCCCGCGGCGAGGACTGCTGCTGACCTGGTCCCCTCCAGGTCCTGCGGAAACCGGCCGGTCCCACCCGTCCGGGCGGGGCCGGCCGTCGCCGTGACAGCGCGACGCCCTCCCCGGGCGGCCTGCGAACAGGCGCGGCCCGGGGAGGGCGTGGTGCTGGTCAGCGGTTGCCGACGGTCAGCCGTTGTTGGCGCAGTGGTTGCCGAAGGCCGGGTTGAGCAGGCCGACGACGTCGATGCTGTTGCCGCACAGGTTGACCGGGACGTGCACCGGAACGGCGATGTTGTTGCCGGAGAGGACACCGGGGGAGTTGCTGGCCTCACCGGTCGCGGTGGAGCTGGCGAACGCCGCACCCGCCCCGGCAGCGAGCGCACCGGCCGCGGCGATCGTGACGACGGCGCCCTTGAGGGTGTTGTTCATGATGACTACTCCGTGGTTTGTCTGCGTGGCAAAGTGCCGCAGGAATGGACGTTGAGCACAACGCTCCAGGAGCGCGGCGGATACGGCCCCGCTCCGACTTCACCCGGACGCGTCACCCACCCGCTCGCAGTCCGAAAATTCGAGCTTCTTTCACCGTCGGCCGTTTCCTCCAAAGGCGGCACTCGTTTTCAGCGGTGAAGGCCCCAGTACATCACCAGCCTCATAAGGAATCGACATGCAGAACATCAAGCGCAGCGCCCTGCTGGTCACCGTGACCGCCGGAATCGTCGTGGGCGGCGCCGGTGCGGCCATGGCCTCCAGCACCGCCACCGGTGCGGCCAACAACTCCCCCGGCGTGCTGTCCGGCAACCTGATCCAGGTCCCGGTGCACGTCCCGGTCAACGCCTGCGGCAACACCGTGAACGTCATCGGCCTGCTCAACCCGGCCTTCGGCAACCACTGCGAGAACAACGGCTGACCTGTCGGCTGACCGAAGGGCCGCGCCCCCGTACTCACCAGTCCGGCGGGGCGCGGCCCTCACCTGTCCCCCGGCCCGGGGCGGCCCGGCTGTCCGCTGCACGAGTGGTCCTCGGACCGCGTGCGTGTCCGTCGCCGACCGTCCCTCGTTCGCCAGGTGTCCGGTCCACTGGGGATCGACAGAAGACGGAGATTCCAACCATGCGCACCGTGAAGTCCGTGAAGACCGGCATCGCCCTCACCGCGATCGCGGTCGGCCTGGCGCTGACCGGCGCCGGCAGCGCCGTCGCCGACGCCACCGCGACCGGCGCAGCCAACAACTCGCCCGGCTTCCTCTCCGGCAATGTGATCCAGGTTCCGGTCCACATCCCGGTGAACCTCTGCGGCAACAGCATCGGCGTGGTCTCGCTGCTCAACCCGGCCTTCGGCAACCACTGCAGCAACAGCTGACCCCTCCCCCACCGCTTTTCACCCTGATGAAGGAGATCCACCCATGCAGACGCTCCTGAAGACCGCTGCCGTGTCCGCAGCCGTCCTCGGCGTCGCGCTGGCCGGTGCGGGCACCGCCGCCGCCGACGCCACCGCGACCGGCGCGGCCAACAACTCCCCCGGCGTGCTGTCCGGCAACCTGGTCCAGGTCCCGGTGCACGTCCCGGTGAACCTCTGCGGCAACAGCATCGACGTGATCGGCGCGCTGAACCCGGCGTTCGGCAACCACTGCGTCAACAACCCGGACTGCTGATCCGGGCGGTCCAGCCGCGGTGCTGCCCCTCGGGACGCTTCCGAGGGGCAGCACCGCACCCCGTCGCCACTCCAAGGAGTCATCCATGTTCCGTGCGCTGACCACGGGTTGCGCCGCCGGTGCCCTGCTCGTCCTGGGCACGCTCTCCTCGCAGGCGCCCTGCTGGGCCGCGGAGAGCGGTGCGCCGCTGGCCAAGCCCTCCGCCGAGCTGCAGCCGCCGGACGCCATCCCGGCGCTGACCGGGCTGGGCAGTGCGGTGGCCAGCACCTCGCACCCGGTGAAGACGCTGCGGGTCGATCCGCTGGCGGCCTCCAAGGCCGATCCGCTGTCGAACGGCCTCGCGGTGCAGCCCGACTCGCCGGGCGTCTCCCCGGTGGCGACCTCGACGGTCACCGGCCCGCTGAGCGCCGGCGGCGGGCTGGCCAGCCTGCCGGTCGTCAACACGCTCGCCTCGGCCCTCCCGGGCTGAAACCGCAGGACCGTTCTCTTAGGACCGTTCTCGCAGCACCGCTGACAGGGCCCCGCCGGTCGGATCATCCGACTGCGGGGCCCTGCGCCGTCCCGGGCCGGAGGTCAGTGCTGCTGCAGCCCCTGGCCGAGCGCCCCGGCGGACGCCACCAGCTCGTCCACGCCCTGGGTGAGCGGCTTGCGGCTGCCGCCCTGGTCCAGGTCGAGCCGTCCGCGCGGGTCGGTGTGCAGCTGCGGCTCGGTCACCGACGGGTTGAGGCTGCCGAGGTCGACGGTGCCGTGATCCGGCGTCATCGAGCGGGTGCTGCCGCTGTGGTAGGTGAGCGGGTGGCCCAGGGACACCGCCGAGCCCACCGTGCGCAGCGGCGCGCTGGGCACGGAGAGGTCCACCGCGTTGGGCTTGGCGTGGTCGTCCGGCCCGCTCAGCGGCGCGGCCAGCGGCGCCGTGACGCCGACGGCGGGGGTCTTGCGGGTGGTGTCCAGCGCGGGCACCAGCGGGTCCGGCACCAGCTGCGGGTCCTGGGTCTGCGCGGTCGGACCGGACGGCCCGGCGGACTGCCCGGCCTGCGAGGAGGGCGGCAGCACCAGCGCGGCCGGGACCGCGCCGTCCACCCCGGCGGTGCTCGCCGTCGATCCGGTGAGCTGCCGGGCCGCCCCGCCCAGCGGCAGGTCGAACGGAACCTGCTCCTGCGCCGCGGCGTTCTCGGCCGCCGCCGTCTGGGCGGGGGTCAGCGGGGTGGCGGCGGCCGTCCCGGCCGCCAGGCCGGCCGAGGCACACACGGCGGCGGCGATCGCGGTCGCTCGCGCGGAGAGATTCATCAGTGGGGATCCCATCTTTCCGTAACCCGCCCGACCGCGGTGCGCCGCCGGCAGCGGATTGAACACGCTCGCAGGTTGCTTCGGCCACGAGCAACCTGCCTGAACGATTCACCGGCCGCGACAATGCGCGAATTCACCCTGAGCAACCATGGCCGACCAGGTGTTTTCATCCCCAGGGGGAATCCCGTTGACCTGAAAGGAGTAACCACCGTTGCCCCTGCCAGGGGCGATCGTTGATCAGAACGCATCCACCGCAGAGGCGGCAGGCAGGAGTCCCCGCATTCGGACGCCCTGGTCGGGCACCGAACAGGGAGACGGAGGCCGCTCCGGCGGATGCGCATCGACCGGTCATGGGATTCGTTCACGATAACGACCCGGACGTGTGACCACACAGCACCCAGAAAAGGATCCGCAATGCTGAAGAAGGCTTTCGCTGCCGCCGGTATCGCCGCCGCCACGCTCGCGATGACCTCCGCTCCCGCCTCCGCCATCGGCGACAGCGACGGGTCGACGCTGTCCGCTCAGGGCGCGGGCGGCACCAACGTCACCGGCACCTGGGGCGACAACAGCCCGAACTTCCACTTCCTGGACAACCCGAACATCTGCCTGCCCGAGGTCCACCACGTGCAGGTCGGTCTCATCCCGGTCCAGGCGGACCTGCCGATCGCCGACCAGCAGTCGCACCAGACCTGCAACGTCGGCCAGGCCACCCAGGGCGCGGGCGACGCTCCGCTGTCGCACCTGATCGGCTGATCAGCCCCCCATGATCAAGCAGACCCTCTCCGTGGTCGGTCTCGCCATGACCGCAGCGGCGCTCGTCGTCTCACCGGCCGCCGCCATCGGCAACTCCGACGGCACGACCAACTCCCTCCAGGGGGCCGGGGGCACCAATGTGACCGGGACGCACGGTCACAACAGCCCCAGCCACCACACCCTGGAGAACACCAACCTCTGCCTGCCAGAGGTGCACCACGCCCAGGTCGGGGTTCTCGTCCCGGTCCAGGCGGACGTCCCGGTCGCCGACCAGCAGCTGCACCAGACCTGCCAGTCCGGGCAGGGCACGCAGGGCGCAGGCGACGGGGCCGTCTCCCACCTCCTCGGCTGACTCCCACTCAGCTGCGCGCGGTAGAAGCGGTACAAGCGTCATGAGCGGTACAAGTCAACGCAACTCACAGAAACCAGGTTCGAACATGCTGAAGCAGGCCCTCTCCGTCGTCGGTCTCGCCGCGGGCGCTGTCGCCATCGTCGTCTCCCCGGCCGCCGCCATCGGCAACTCCGACGGCTCGACCACCTCCCTCCAGGGCGCGGGCGGCACCAACGTCACCGGCACCCACGGCGACAACAGCCCCAACTTCCACACCCTGGACAACCCGAACATCTGCCTGCCGGAGATCCACCACGTGCAGGTCGGCCTCGTCCCCGTCCAGGCGGACCTGCCCATCGCGGACCAGCAGCTGCACCAGACCTGCAACGTCGGCCACACCACCCAGGGTGCGGGCGACGGCGCCCTGTCGCACCTCATCGGCTGATTTCGTTCCAGCCTCGCACCACACCGGCGCCCTGCGGCGCCACTGACCCGACGATCACCCGATCGAGTGACCCTCCAG
Proteins encoded in this window:
- a CDS encoding carbohydrate binding domain-containing protein; the encoded protein is MRRRTTARPLRTLFTGLLATAAASAGLVVSGAGTAQAATPLPAHVFAPYFEAYSGDSPATISTQSGANYETMAFIQTASKGSCTAYWNGDSSQPLTSATFGSDISAIQAKGGDVIPSFGGYTADDTGTEIADSCTSVASIAAVYESVITTYNVTRIDLDTEDNSLTDTAGITRRNQAIAQVEAWAASTGRTVQFQYTLPTTTSGLASSGLAVLKNAVANNAVVSVVNIMTFDYYDGATHEMGTDAENAATGLYSQLASLYPSKTPAQLWGMIGITLMPGIDDYGAAETTTVADASTVESWATSKGLAELSFWALERDNGGCVGTAGSDTCSGIAQGTWDFSHALEPFTSGGTVTPPPPPGNDFSLSDAPASASVAAGASTTSTVSTAVTSGSAESVSLAASGLPSGVTAAFSPASVTSGGSSTLTLSASSSAAAGTYPITITGTAASGSHTATFSLTVTSTSGGGGGSSSLVNGGFETGSLSPWTCQTGSAVVSTPVHSGSHALQVAAGSSTTGECDQTLTLQPNHSYTLSGWVQGSYAYLGVSGGATASTWSSNSSWNQLKVAFTTGSSGTVTVYVHGWYGQGNVYADDLSVS
- a CDS encoding chaplin, whose amino-acid sequence is MNNTLKGAVVTIAAAGALAAGAGAAFASSTATGEASNSPGVLSGNNIAVPVHVPVNLCGNSIDVVGLLNPAFGNHCANNG
- a CDS encoding chaplin, translated to MQNIKRSALLVTVTAGIVVGGAGAAMASSTATGAANNSPGVLSGNLIQVPVHVPVNACGNTVNVIGLLNPAFGNHCENNG
- a CDS encoding chaplin — encoded protein: MKTGIALTAIAVGLALTGAGSAVADATATGAANNSPGFLSGNVIQVPVHIPVNLCGNSIGVVSLLNPAFGNHCSNS
- a CDS encoding chaplin translates to MQTLLKTAAVSAAVLGVALAGAGTAAADATATGAANNSPGVLSGNLVQVPVHVPVNLCGNSIDVIGALNPAFGNHCVNNPDC
- a CDS encoding rodlet layer protein; this encodes MLKKAFAAAGIAAATLAMTSAPASAIGDSDGSTLSAQGAGGTNVTGTWGDNSPNFHFLDNPNICLPEVHHVQVGLIPVQADLPIADQQSHQTCNVGQATQGAGDAPLSHLIG
- a CDS encoding rodlet layer protein, giving the protein MIKQTLSVVGLAMTAAALVVSPAAAIGNSDGTTNSLQGAGGTNVTGTHGHNSPSHHTLENTNLCLPEVHHAQVGVLVPVQADVPVADQQLHQTCQSGQGTQGAGDGAVSHLLG
- a CDS encoding rodlet layer protein, giving the protein MLKQALSVVGLAAGAVAIVVSPAAAIGNSDGSTTSLQGAGGTNVTGTHGDNSPNFHTLDNPNICLPEIHHVQVGLVPVQADLPIADQQLHQTCNVGHTTQGAGDGALSHLIG